A stretch of the Dehalococcoidia bacterium genome encodes the following:
- a CDS encoding LLM class flavin-dependent oxidoreductase yields MKFSIFSVCDHHLDVSRSIRQLYSQVLSEMELAEELGYWAYFIAEHHFHEYGVVPSPPAFLGAASQRTSRLGLGVAVSVLTFHNPLLAAEEYAVLDQLSEGRLRLGVGSGYLQHEFQGFGISPEERRQRFEEALEVMVRAWQGVPFSYDGTYHRVANVRIAVTPYQKPHPPLWIAILHADRAYQVGKAGRNIMMVPYATCDTIDDLGEVIAAYRRGYAEAGGPGEPDVAVALHTYVSASKEAARAEADAALRRYVVTRLYARQRSFEELDAGELILFGDPDLVAGRLRKLAEMGVTHVMALMNFGALEPERVRQSMSLFAREVMPRVAATPSRS; encoded by the coding sequence ATGAAGTTCAGCATCTTCTCAGTCTGCGACCATCACCTGGATGTCTCCCGCTCCATCCGCCAGCTCTATTCGCAGGTGCTGTCCGAGATGGAGCTCGCCGAGGAGCTGGGCTACTGGGCCTATTTCATCGCCGAGCACCACTTCCACGAGTACGGCGTGGTGCCCTCTCCTCCCGCCTTCCTGGGCGCAGCTTCCCAGCGGACCTCGCGGCTTGGCCTGGGAGTGGCCGTCTCCGTCCTCACCTTCCACAACCCTCTGCTGGCGGCAGAGGAGTACGCGGTGCTGGACCAACTGTCCGAAGGCCGCTTGCGCCTCGGTGTTGGTTCGGGCTATCTGCAGCACGAGTTCCAGGGCTTCGGCATCTCGCCCGAGGAGCGACGGCAGCGGTTCGAAGAGGCGCTGGAGGTCATGGTGCGCGCCTGGCAGGGGGTGCCCTTCAGCTACGACGGCACATATCATCGGGTCGCCAACGTACGTATCGCCGTCACCCCTTACCAGAAGCCCCATCCGCCCCTCTGGATCGCCATCCTCCACGCCGACCGCGCTTACCAGGTCGGTAAGGCCGGTCGTAACATCATGATGGTGCCGTACGCGACCTGCGATACCATCGACGACCTGGGCGAGGTCATCGCCGCCTACCGCCGCGGCTACGCAGAGGCCGGCGGGCCGGGCGAGCCCGATGTGGCCGTCGCCCTCCATACGTACGTCTCGGCCAGCAAAGAGGCAGCCAGGGCCGAGGCCGATGCCGCCCTCCGCCGTTACGTCGTGACGCGCCTGTACGCGCGGCAGCGCAGCTTCGAGGAGCTGGACGCCGGCGAGCTCATCCTCTTCGGCGACCCTGACCTGGTGGCGGGGAGGCTACGCAAGCTGGCCGAGATGGGGGTCACTCATGTGATGGCCCTCATGAATTTCGGGGCCTTGGAGCCGGAGCGGGTACGGCAGTCCATGTCCCTCTTCGCCCGGGAGGTGATGCCCCGCGTGGCAGCTACGCCCAGCCGCTCGTGA
- a CDS encoding NUDIX hydrolase, whose amino-acid sequence MPAPEAPLPERAIDSRHLYRGRILNLRLDTVELPRGGTAQREIVEHGDVAAIVPIDHLGNVVLVRQFRLAVGSDLLEVPAGGIDPGETPEEAAQRELAEETGLRARQLRRLGGFYVSPGYTSEFIHVFLAQGLEPTSVTADPDEDIVVERVQLSRSLELIREGAIRDAKSIVGLLWAARELGLLVEAKRGGH is encoded by the coding sequence TTGCCGGCCCCTGAGGCACCCCTGCCCGAACGCGCCATCGACAGCCGCCACCTGTATCGCGGCCGCATCCTCAACCTGCGTCTGGACACAGTGGAGCTGCCCCGCGGGGGCACCGCCCAGCGCGAGATCGTGGAGCACGGCGACGTGGCCGCCATCGTGCCGATCGACCATCTGGGGAACGTAGTGCTGGTACGTCAGTTCCGGCTGGCCGTCGGCAGCGATCTGCTGGAAGTGCCAGCGGGTGGCATCGATCCCGGCGAGACGCCGGAGGAGGCGGCCCAGCGGGAGCTAGCCGAGGAGACGGGCCTCCGTGCCCGCCAGCTGCGCCGGCTGGGCGGCTTCTACGTCTCTCCGGGCTACACCAGCGAGTTCATCCACGTCTTCCTGGCACAGGGGCTTGAGCCGACCAGCGTGACCGCCGACCCGGACGAGGACATCGTCGTCGAGAGGGTGCAGCTCTCCAGGTCGTTGGAGCTGATACGGGAGGGCGCCATCCGCGACGCCAAAAGCATCGTCGGGCTATTATGGGCAGCCCGAGAGCTTGGCCTGCTCGTTGAAGCTAAGAGGGGCGGACATTAG
- a CDS encoding succinate dehydrogenase, whose product MAQRQAVFPPHRLGIAATLRRDTWWLEPLLFAIGLVAFFGYLSVSAFLDRWAFEIGPYHSPVFEFGPFIFLEDKLKEGFGPWFLSPAFIILWGPAGFRLTCYYFRKAYYRAIFWAPPACAVGDLPTRYHGETRFPFLLQNLHRYFMYVALVLVWFQWANAIRGFHDPDEGWGIGLGSVFLVVDSALLSLYLFSCHALRHLVGGGLDCFSCSRWNMVRKRGWDVVSRLNANHGLWAWLSLFSVALTDVYIRLVANGHITDPNTWNSF is encoded by the coding sequence ATGGCACAACGCCAGGCCGTCTTCCCCCCTCACCGCTTGGGGATCGCCGCCACCCTGCGCCGCGACACCTGGTGGCTGGAGCCGTTGCTCTTCGCCATTGGCCTCGTCGCCTTCTTCGGATATCTTTCCGTCTCCGCCTTTCTGGACCGGTGGGCATTCGAGATCGGCCCCTATCATTCGCCTGTTTTTGAGTTCGGCCCCTTCATCTTCCTCGAAGACAAGCTCAAGGAAGGCTTCGGCCCGTGGTTCCTGTCCCCCGCCTTCATCATTCTGTGGGGGCCAGCGGGGTTCCGCCTGACCTGCTATTACTTCAGGAAGGCGTATTACCGGGCCATCTTCTGGGCGCCACCCGCATGCGCCGTGGGCGACTTGCCTACGCGCTATCACGGCGAAACACGGTTCCCGTTCCTGCTGCAGAACCTGCACCGCTACTTCATGTACGTTGCCCTCGTGCTGGTATGGTTCCAGTGGGCGAATGCCATACGCGGGTTCCACGACCCTGACGAAGGCTGGGGGATAGGGCTGGGGTCGGTCTTCTTGGTCGTCGACTCTGCCTTGCTTTCCCTCTACCTGTTCTCCTGTCATGCCCTGCGGCACCTGGTGGGCGGCGGCCTGGACTGCTTCTCCTGCTCGCGCTGGAACATGGTGCGCAAGCGGGGCTGGGACGTTGTTAGCCGCTTGAACGCGAATCACGGTCTGTGGGCATGGCTGAGCCTGTTCAGCGTTGCCTTGACCGACGTCTACATACGCCTGGTGGCCAACGGCCACATCACGGACCCCAACACCTGGAACAGTTTCTAG
- a CDS encoding homogentisate 1,2-dioxygenase, with amino-acid sequence MDVVPSKVGFPTAFRVRPGVEGIGFPLTGRPPQGYWNEVLAFGAEVVRRRPAMVVAEAHEAEGVPALRPEDVAPAPGAVRRRAFHLAAMQTGPFPQPALWSQEVLISVLTGQPDPRLRFRHADAHTVVFVHQGQGEVATDFGLLEFGAGQFLFLPRGATYALRSRGPVVMLFYEFPKRVMRPYHYWIRNYPYPDAALVPPEPVEVEDEPSDRGDYPVYVKRLVGPWTVLRYPFSPFDAVAWEGNLYPFRLALKDIRTLSSPDFHLDPPTYTVFVTEDEGASMQAFLPRWVHSLPYPHQNDVDEVLFNHSGYHARPEVKDGYATLHPAGTFHGPDVRVSQQQVQSPPPEGKEMPWREETGIMIESRSPFLVLAAAESVEVSGYDESWFRQYQAVASS; translated from the coding sequence ATGGACGTGGTACCGAGCAAGGTAGGTTTCCCGACAGCGTTCCGGGTGCGGCCCGGCGTCGAGGGGATAGGCTTCCCCCTGACGGGGCGTCCGCCCCAGGGCTACTGGAACGAGGTTCTGGCCTTCGGGGCCGAGGTGGTCCGGCGGCGGCCAGCCATGGTGGTGGCCGAGGCGCACGAGGCCGAGGGAGTGCCCGCGCTGCGGCCCGAGGACGTCGCGCCCGCGCCGGGCGCGGTGAGGCGGCGCGCCTTCCACCTGGCGGCCATGCAGACGGGGCCCTTCCCCCAGCCGGCGCTCTGGTCGCAGGAGGTGCTCATCTCGGTACTGACGGGCCAACCAGACCCGAGGCTGCGCTTCCGCCACGCCGACGCTCACACCGTCGTGTTCGTCCACCAGGGACAGGGGGAGGTAGCTACCGACTTCGGCCTGCTGGAGTTCGGCGCCGGGCAGTTCCTCTTCCTCCCCAGGGGCGCCACCTATGCCCTCCGCTCCCGAGGGCCGGTGGTGATGCTCTTCTATGAGTTCCCGAAACGGGTAATGCGCCCCTATCACTACTGGATAAGGAACTATCCTTATCCCGACGCGGCCCTCGTGCCGCCGGAGCCGGTAGAGGTGGAGGACGAGCCGTCGGACAGGGGCGACTACCCGGTGTACGTGAAGCGGTTGGTGGGGCCCTGGACGGTGCTGCGCTACCCCTTCAGCCCGTTCGACGCCGTCGCCTGGGAGGGGAATCTGTACCCCTTCCGGCTGGCCCTGAAGGACATCCGCACGCTGTCCTCGCCCGACTTTCACCTGGATCCGCCCACGTACACAGTGTTCGTGACCGAGGACGAGGGGGCGTCGATGCAGGCCTTCCTGCCGCGCTGGGTACACTCCCTGCCTTATCCTCACCAGAACGACGTCGACGAGGTGCTGTTCAACCACTCCGGGTACCACGCGCGGCCCGAAGTGAAGGACGGATATGCTACTCTGCATCCGGCCGGAACCTTCCACGGGCCCGATGTGAGGGTCAGCCAGCAGCAGGTGCAATCGCCGCCGCCCGAGGGAAAGGAAATGCCCTGGCGGGAGGAGACCGGCATCATGATCGAGTCCCGGTCGCCGTTCCTGGTGCTGGCCGCGGCTGAGTCGGTGGAAGTGTCGGGCTACGACGAGTCCTGGTTCCGGCAGTACCAGGCGGTGGCCAGCAGCTAG
- a CDS encoding ABC transporter substrate-binding protein codes for MKLTFWRTAALVVATILFLAACGGEEKAPGTPTPGGARQPSGEPIKIGLNIEQSGSASVQGEAYARAATLWAEKVNREGGILGRPVELVIVDNKSDPTEAAVLTRRLVQQGVVAIVGPGTSPTTLAAMDAILESRVPVFSMGSADQIVVPVQQRPNVFKTPFHASQNVDAMLVDMKRRGIQRVGLLTVNNPYGESGLAAWRAAEQRGEIQIVAAEKFEANATDVTPQLTRIMSANPQAVVVWAIPPGAPLARRNAVENLRINVPMYHDAGAGAELFLRLAGQSAEGAFMVHPKTLVWDQIPQSDRQYQALQEFGRLYTQRYGEMSGFASYVWDALGLLKAAIEKAGSTDPQAITRALENLGEYVGATGVFRMSPQDHLGLRSEDLVLVTIRGGKWQLVR; via the coding sequence ATGAAGTTGACCTTCTGGCGTACAGCAGCGCTGGTGGTGGCGACCATACTCTTCCTGGCCGCCTGCGGCGGCGAGGAAAAGGCCCCGGGCACGCCCACTCCGGGAGGGGCGAGGCAGCCCAGCGGCGAGCCCATAAAGATCGGACTCAACATCGAGCAGTCGGGCAGCGCCTCGGTGCAAGGCGAGGCGTACGCCCGCGCCGCTACCCTGTGGGCGGAGAAGGTCAACCGCGAGGGCGGCATCCTGGGCCGGCCGGTGGAGCTGGTGATCGTGGATAACAAGTCCGACCCCACCGAGGCGGCGGTACTGACCCGGCGACTGGTACAGCAGGGCGTCGTGGCCATCGTGGGGCCGGGGACTTCGCCCACTACCCTGGCGGCCATGGACGCCATCCTCGAGTCCAGGGTGCCCGTGTTCTCCATGGGCTCCGCCGACCAGATCGTGGTGCCTGTGCAGCAGCGGCCCAACGTCTTCAAGACCCCCTTCCACGCCTCCCAGAACGTGGACGCCATGCTGGTGGACATGAAGCGGCGGGGCATACAGCGGGTGGGCCTCCTCACCGTGAACAACCCTTACGGCGAGTCGGGGCTGGCCGCGTGGCGGGCGGCCGAGCAGCGGGGCGAGATCCAGATCGTGGCGGCCGAGAAGTTCGAGGCCAACGCCACCGACGTTACGCCCCAGTTGACCCGCATCATGAGCGCTAACCCGCAGGCAGTGGTGGTGTGGGCGATCCCGCCCGGGGCGCCTCTGGCCCGGCGCAACGCTGTCGAGAACCTGCGCATCAACGTGCCCATGTACCACGACGCCGGCGCCGGGGCGGAGCTGTTCCTGCGCCTGGCCGGTCAGTCGGCCGAAGGGGCCTTCATGGTCCACCCCAAGACCCTGGTCTGGGACCAGATACCGCAGAGCGACCGCCAGTACCAGGCGCTGCAGGAGTTCGGCCGCCTCTACACCCAGCGCTACGGGGAGATGTCCGGCTTCGCCAGCTACGTCTGGGACGCGCTGGGCCTTCTCAAGGCGGCCATCGAGAAGGCAGGCAGCACCGACCCCCAGGCCATCACCCGCGCCTTGGAGAACCTGGGCGAGTACGTGGGGGCCACAGGCGTCTTCCGGATGAGCCCCCAGGACCACCTGGGCCTGAGGTCGGAAGACCTGGTGCTGGTGACCATCCGGGGCGGGAAGTGGCAACTGGTGCGCTGA